GCACCATCATCCGCACGTGGCGGAGTCCGCCTTCAAGCCCGCGTACGACGCCATCAAGTGGGAGCGTGGCAAACACGCCGACACCCTGTTCGCCGCCTGGTGCCACGGCCGCACCGGCTACCCGCTGGTGGACGCCGCGATGGCCCAGATCAACCAGACCGGCTACATGCACAACCGCCTGCGCATGGTGGTGGCGAGTTTCCTCGTGAAGGACCTCGGCATCGACTGGCGCCGCGGCGAAGCGTACTTCGCCGAAAAGCTCAACGACTTCGACCTCGCCGCCAACAACGGCGGCTGGCAGTGGGCTGCCTCCACCGGCTGCGACGCGCAACCGTACTTCCGCATCTTCAACCCCATCACGCAGAGCGAGAAGTTCGACCCCGAGGGCAAGTTCATCCGGCGCTACCTGCCCGAACTGGCCGGGCTGTCGAACAAGGCGATCCATGCGCCGTGGCTGGCGCGCCCCCTCGAGCTGGCGGAGGCGAGGATCGTGATCGGGCAGGACTACCCGGCGCCCATCGTGGACCACGACGAAGCGCGGGCGAAGACGCTGGCGAGGTATGCGGTGGTGAAGGCCGGCGATTGACGAAGACCTGACGGGAACTCAGCCAGCGGGCAGGGGGACACCTTGGCGTTCGTCTCTGGCCTGGCGCTTGCCATTGAGGAGCAGCCCCACGGCCGTCGAGCGCACCAGCCAGTGGTAGCTGACCAGGCTGAGCGCCGTGGTGGCCGAGATGTTGACCAGCATCTTCACGCCCGCGGGCAACGGCAGGCCGAACAGCAACGCGCCGAAACCGATCGTCATGGGCATGTGGACCAGGTACACCCAGTAGGAGCTTTCGGCGAGGTAGCGCATGACGGGACTCGGCCGTCCGAGATGGGCCACGAACACGCCGATGAGGGCAAAGCTCCAGCACCATGCAGCAGCGTTGTACGCGAAGGAAAACGCCCAACGGGTCCCCATCGGCAGTGCGTGGCGGGACTCGGCGGGAACGTGTTCGAGCACCATGCCGGACACCAGGAACAACACCAGCCCCGCGCCGGCGTACCACGGCCAACGCCGCACGCAGTGCGCCAGCAGCACCTGCCGGTGCGCGTACAGCGCCAGGCCGAACACATAGAAAAGACCGTTGTGCGCCCATTCCATCCAGGGCGGCAGGAAGGCGTTTCCGGGTTGGACCAGCCCCGAGCCATACCGGACACCGATGCTCGCCAGCACGGCCGCCAGCAAGGCGATGCCCCATGGCGTGGGCCCCAGGGCCGCCAGCCACCGCCCCACCGCCGGCGCGACGGTGGGAGCGGTGCGTTGCAGCACCGCCTGCATCAGCGGCGTGAGGAGGCTGAGCCACAGCAGCAGCCACAGGAACCAGAGGTGCAGCGTATGGAGTCCCTCATGCGCGGATGTCCCGCCTGCAGCAGATGCCAGGCCGAGGTCCAGGCCCCACGTGCCGCGGGCCATGCGGTGCATGAAGAGCAGCGCCAATGTGGAGCAAGCGACGAACAGCGGCGGCCAGAACACAGCGAACGGCAGGGCCAGGCGGCGAAGCCGGTGGCGCACGGTCGCGGCCAGCCCCCGCTGCGTCATCAGCATGGCCACGAAGAATCCGGCCAGGATGAAGAACACGGGCATGCGGAAGGCATGGATGAAGGCGACCAGCACGTCGGCCGCGGGCGTGGTCCTGTCGTCGCGCCAGGGCAACAGCTGAGTGCCGGTCATGTGGATCACCGCCACATGCAGCACGATGCCGAGCCACATCATGGCGGCGCGCAGGTTGTCGAGTGCGTGGAGCCTTTGCGGGCCGCCGTCTCCGTCGGTCATTTTCCTGTCTCCCTGTCTTTGTAGTGCGACGGACTCTAGCAGCAGTCCGAATGAGCGGATCGGCACCGAACTTGATCGACCGCGGCAAGGCACGAGGCGCCTCGCTTCCTACACTGGGCACCATCAACCACGAGGAGCGTCCATGTTCAATCACATCGTCATCGGCACCAACGACATCGAGCGCGCCCGGCGCTTCTACGACCAGGTCCTGGGGGTGCTGGGCGCCGGCGGCGCCATGCCGCACCAGGCGAAGTCCGGGCACCACCGGCTGTTCTATCGCCACGACGGCGGCACGCTGGGCATCGCGCAACCCATCAACGACGAGCCCGCGACCATCGCGAACGGCGGCACCATCGCCTTCCGCTGCACGTCGCCCGAGCAGGTCCATGCCTTCCACGACACGGCCGTGGCGCAGGGGGGTGTCTCGATCGAGGAGCCTCCCGGTCTGCGCACCGATTCGCTGGGGCAGTTCTACCTGGCCTATGTCCGCGACCCGGACGGCAACAAGCTGTGCGCCGTCCATCGCCCCCGGCCGGCTTGAGCGCCGTGCCGTTGCCGCCGGGCGCCCGGCTCGCCCGGACCTTGCACGTGAGGCCGGCCGTGGGCATGGCCGCCCACGTGATGCAGGGGGAAGGGCTGGAGATCGTGCGCATCCGCGTCGATCGGCCGGCGCTGATCCGCGTGGACCGCGGCATCAAGACGGTCAAGCCGGCGCGCGGTCCCGCCGTGCGCGTCCTGCCCGGCCAGGCGCTGCTGCTGGCCGGGGGACAGACCGTCGACTTCCACAACCGCATCACCGATGGCGAGCGCTACGAAGCCCGCTGGCTGATGTTCAGCGGCACCGTGCTCGCGGATCCCTACTACCTGGCCGCCACGGAGCGCATCTCCCCGGCCGATGCGGGGCTCCCTCCGGCACGCGCGTTGCGGGGCGTGCCGGCTGGCCTGGAGGAGGCGTTCGAGCGAGCACGGAGCGGCCTGGCGCCGGACCCGTCGCGCCCCGATGCGGTCGTGCGCCAGCAGCTGCTCGAAGTGGCGCACTGGCTGCTCGCGGAAGGCCTGGTGCTGCGCGTCCCGGCGGACGACGCGCGCATCTCGGGCCGCATCCGCGCCATGCTGTCCACGCAGCTGGACGGCGACTGGAGTTCGCCGGCCATCGCGAAGGCGCTCGCCATGTCCGAGGCAACCCTGCGGCGCCGCCTCTCGGTCGAGGGGATCACGCTGCGGGAGCTGATCGCCGACGTGCGCATGGCCTCCGCGCTGATCCTGTTGCAAGCCACGTCACGGCAGGTCAGCGACATCGCACTGGCCGTCGGCTACGACTCGCCGTCGCGCTTCGCGGTGCGCTTCCGCGACCGCTTCGGTTTTGCGCCCACCGCGGTGCGAGGTCATGCCCGAGGCATGTGACCTCGGCGAGCAACCGGCGTACGATGCATCGGCCAGTCACAGCGGATCAACGTCGTCCGAACCCCTCTCGAGATCGACGAACAGCTGATGAAGGACGCATTGCGTGCCACCCGACTGAAGACCGAGCAAGACGTCGTCGAACTCGGTCTGCGGACACTGTTGAAGTTGCGCTTGAGATCGCAGGAAGACATCAAGCAGTTCCGCGGGAAGCTGAAATGGGAAGGCGACCTGGACGCCATGAGGGCCGACGCGCCCTGAGCCCGTCCGCCAGGAATCCATCATCCGACGCCTGCCTCGCACCGCGCGCAGGCCCTCCCAACCTCGGGTCGACCCCAGCCCCGCCATACCCGACCTCGGGCCGCCCCGAGCTTGTGACCGGACTCCCCCCTGCTTAACGTGCCGCCTGCGCCGAAGAGGTCGGCGTGTTGGAGGAGTTCCCGATGTTGCCCGATGCCGTTCGCCGTTCGCCCGTCGCTGCCCCGCCCCCGCCGCCGCCGCCGCCGCCTCCTCCTGCGGCACCCCCGGCCCGCCACGTCGAGCACAAGGTCCAGCGCGGCGAGTCGATGGCCGAGATCTCGACGCGCTACCGCACCACGCCGGAGCAGCTGAAGGCGGCGAACCCCGACATCCAGGACCCCGACCAGCTGCGCATCGACCAGACGGTGCGTGTGCCGATCGGCGAAGGCTACGGCGTCGAACCCATCGAGCGCGAGGTCAAGCCCGGCGAGACGCTGGCCGACCTCGCCGCGCAGTACCGGCAGCCGCCGGTCGAGCTGGCCCGCGCGAACCGCCACAACACGGGTGGCACGCAGGAGCCGCTGGTCGTCGGCCAGAAGGTGTGGATCCCCGGCACCCGCTCGCCGGACGTGACCCCGACCGGCCCCGCGCCGTCGCCGCTGGAGGCCAAGGTGCAGGCCACCGACGCGGCCGCGCAGCGTGTGGCCGAGGCGCAGCGCCAGTACGACGACATGAACGCGTCCACCCAGGGCCGCGGCGCCGCGATGCCGTGGCTGCAGGACAACCTGAACACGGCCCGCAAGGGGCTCGACACCGCGGTGCAGTCCGAGATCGCGCAGCGCGCGGGTCCGGGCGCCACCGACGCGGCGTGGAAGACCGCGGCCGACACCGTGTCGGCCCGCTACGCCAACGACCCGGCCACCGCCGCGCCGGTCGACGCATCCATCAAGAAGGTCACGCTGGACCGCCAGACCCAGGCCATCGTCGACACCGCCAAGGCCGCCGGGGATCCGCAGAAGGCGATGCAATCGCTCAGCGACCAGTACGCCAAGGCGCCGGCCGAGGTGCAGGACGCCCTGCGCATCCACGACGGCGCCCGAGCCGTGATCGACGACGCCGCGAAGTGGGCGCTGGAGCCAGTGCAGGGCAAGCCCGACGGCAGCATGGGCCCGCAGGCCCCCGGCCGCGAGGCGATGGAGCGCCTGAACAAGCTGACCGAGACCCTCGACCCGGCCCTCGCCGGCCGCGTGGTGCTCGCGGCCACGCCGGGCATCGAGCAGTACGTGCAGCGCTACCAGGGCGAGTTCGGCGGCCAGCCGTTCGGACCCGACGGCGTGTCGAACCTCGTCACCACGCTGGGCCGCGTCGCCGACGCGCCCGGTGGCGCGACCGCCATCGACCGCATCGCGAAGCTGGGCATCTGGGACTACGGCGGCATCAGCAACGCCATCGGCCAGGGCGCCAACCCCGCCTATGCGCTGGCCCTCGCGAAGCAGCCCGGCGTGGACGCCACGATGGTGCTCGACGCCGTGCAGGGCGGTGTCTCGGCCTTCCGCCAGAAGACCGAGGACGACGTGAAGGCCTACGGGGCCCACATGGAGGAGCTGTCGTGGCTCGTCGCGAACCACGGCGGTTCGATGACCACGCAGCAGCTCGACCAGGCCATCGCCGACTACAAGAAGGACAAGGGCCAGGCGTGGGCGGACCAGGCCGAGGCGCTGCGCCGGAAGGTCGCCGACGACGGCGAGAAGCTGCTGGAGCAGATGGCCTCGTTGAGCCCGCTGCCGTCCGAGCTCGCGAGCCATCAGGGTCAGGTCGACAAGACGCTCGAAGCCGCGCTGTCGGATCCGGCCGCCCAGGTCGCCATCGAGAACGCACTGCAGACCCGCCCCGAGATCGTCACCGGTGAACGCGGGCAGCGGCTGCTGGAGTTCGTCAACACCACGCCGCTCGCGGTGAGCGCGAAGGTGAGCGACCAGGTGCGCAAGCTGTCGCAGGAACTCGCCACGGCCCACGTGAAGGCCACGGTGATCGGTGCCATCGGCCCCGACTTCGACCCGAAGAACCCGGCCAGCGTGCAGCGCGCGACGAACGCGCTGGAGAGCCTGCGCAGCAACACGCAGTGGGCCAAGGCCATGGGCCTCGAAGGCCAGGCGCTGAACAAGACCATCGACGCGTTGAAGAACACCGTGCCGGCGGCCGGTGAATCGGCCGACGACGTGGCCAAGCGCCTCACCGCGCTCGACAGCCAGCTCGACGGCCTGAAGGGCTTCGACAAGTCGACGTTCAAGGGCCAGATGCTGCGCGGCGTGGGCCTCGCCCTCGCCGGCGTGGGTTTCCTGTCGTCCGTCGACAAGGCCCAGATGGACCCCACGCTGAAGAACCAGCTGAAGGTCGTGATCGACGCCGCGGGCCTCGGCCAGAAGGGCTTCGAGCTGTATGCCGGCCTCACCGGTGCATCGTCGTCATCCACTGCCGGGCGCCTGGGCGGCGCCTTCGCCAGCAAGCTGCTCGGCGGGTTGACCGCCGGCATCGACGCGTGGAGCTCGGCGGAGTCGTTCGCGAAGGGCGACATCCCGTCGGGCATCCTCTACGGCGTGGGCGCGGGCGGTGGTCTGCTGGCGGCGCTGGGCACCGGCAGCCTCGCGGGCCCGATCGGCCTCGGCCTCGT
This genomic stretch from Piscinibacter gummiphilus harbors:
- a CDS encoding acyltransferase family protein — encoded protein: MTDGDGGPQRLHALDNLRAAMMWLGIVLHVAVIHMTGTQLLPWRDDRTTPAADVLVAFIHAFRMPVFFILAGFFVAMLMTQRGLAATVRHRLRRLALPFAVFWPPLFVACSTLALLFMHRMARGTWGLDLGLASAAGGTSAHEGLHTLHLWFLWLLLWLSLLTPLMQAVLQRTAPTVAPAVGRWLAALGPTPWGIALLAAVLASIGVRYGSGLVQPGNAFLPPWMEWAHNGLFYVFGLALYAHRQVLLAHCVRRWPWYAGAGLVLFLVSGMVLEHVPAESRHALPMGTRWAFSFAYNAAAWCWSFALIGVFVAHLGRPSPVMRYLAESSYWVYLVHMPMTIGFGALLFGLPLPAGVKMLVNISATTALSLVSYHWLVRSTAVGLLLNGKRQARDERQGVPLPAG
- a CDS encoding VOC family protein, which codes for MFNHIVIGTNDIERARRFYDQVLGVLGAGGAMPHQAKSGHHRLFYRHDGGTLGIAQPINDEPATIANGGTIAFRCTSPEQVHAFHDTAVAQGGVSIEEPPGLRTDSLGQFYLAYVRDPDGNKLCAVHRPRPA
- a CDS encoding helix-turn-helix transcriptional regulator, whose translation is MRPAVGMAAHVMQGEGLEIVRIRVDRPALIRVDRGIKTVKPARGPAVRVLPGQALLLAGGQTVDFHNRITDGERYEARWLMFSGTVLADPYYLAATERISPADAGLPPARALRGVPAGLEEAFERARSGLAPDPSRPDAVVRQQLLEVAHWLLAEGLVLRVPADDARISGRIRAMLSTQLDGDWSSPAIAKALAMSEATLRRRLSVEGITLRELIADVRMASALILLQATSRQVSDIALAVGYDSPSRFAVRFRDRFGFAPTAVRGHARGM
- a CDS encoding type II toxin-antitoxin system VapB family antitoxin encodes the protein MNVVRTPLEIDEQLMKDALRATRLKTEQDVVELGLRTLLKLRLRSQEDIKQFRGKLKWEGDLDAMRADAP
- a CDS encoding LysM peptidoglycan-binding domain-containing protein; the protein is MLPDAVRRSPVAAPPPPPPPPPPPAAPPARHVEHKVQRGESMAEISTRYRTTPEQLKAANPDIQDPDQLRIDQTVRVPIGEGYGVEPIEREVKPGETLADLAAQYRQPPVELARANRHNTGGTQEPLVVGQKVWIPGTRSPDVTPTGPAPSPLEAKVQATDAAAQRVAEAQRQYDDMNASTQGRGAAMPWLQDNLNTARKGLDTAVQSEIAQRAGPGATDAAWKTAADTVSARYANDPATAAPVDASIKKVTLDRQTQAIVDTAKAAGDPQKAMQSLSDQYAKAPAEVQDALRIHDGARAVIDDAAKWALEPVQGKPDGSMGPQAPGREAMERLNKLTETLDPALAGRVVLAATPGIEQYVQRYQGEFGGQPFGPDGVSNLVTTLGRVADAPGGATAIDRIAKLGIWDYGGISNAIGQGANPAYALALAKQPGVDATMVLDAVQGGVSAFRQKTEDDVKAYGAHMEELSWLVANHGGSMTTQQLDQAIADYKKDKGQAWADQAEALRRKVADDGEKLLEQMASLSPLPSELASHQGQVDKTLEAALSDPAAQVAIENALQTRPEIVTGERGQRLLEFVNTTPLAVSAKVSDQVRKLSQELATAHVKATVIGAIGPDFDPKNPASVQRATNALESLRSNTQWAKAMGLEGQALNKTIDALKNTVPAAGESADDVAKRLTALDSQLDGLKGFDKSTFKGQMLRGVGLALAGVGFLSSVDKAQMDPTLKNQLKVVIDAAGLGQKGFELYAGLTGASSSSTAGRLGGAFASKLLGGLTAGIDAWSSAESFAKGDIPSGILYGVGAGGGLLAALGTGSLAGPIGLGLVVVSAVGLAIWNGTKEANKHEFDSDGGASMRFLEHAGFDAEASRALVDHSGDGHSTVPLLEQYARTQGLDLSDPADHGRYVQWVNDMPAEKLAALRDSLHRTADEFEGDASRFKATADDDKWVVPDTAQRPWFAASGAAQPESAAQLNAVLAVLGVPPLT